The DNA window ATCGACCGTGATCTCGGCATGGTCGGATCGCAGATGGATGTCGAAGCCCGAAATCGTCTTGCCGGTCAGATCGACATCCATGCCGTCGATGAAGAGCCTGTCGCCTCCGGCTCCACTGCCCTTTCCATCGATCCGCCGAAGATCCTCCAGCTGCTCACTTCCGATGATGATCAAGTCATCAGTCGACGAGCCTTCGAGGGTTTCAACACTCGTGAACTTGTTCATGGAATCAAGGCGGTAATATCCGCCAGTCAGGCTGAGGGTATCGTTGCCCGCTCCCCCATCCAGTTCGTCGCCTGAGCCGATCGCATCCTCGCCGGCCATGAAAACGTCGTCCCCGGCCGTTCCCTGGATGCTGTCGCCGACAGTGAGCTCGAACTGAGCATAAAGGTTGTTGCTGTCGGTCAGGGCAACCGTCAGGTACCGGGTATTCGAGAAACCGGTTTCGGTCGATTCGTCGGTGTATGTCAGCGAGCGGACGAGAGTTTGAACCCGCTCGGCTGTTGCATCGTCATTGAACTCGAATTGGAGGAGGTCCTGATCGGCATAAGAGACAAATCCGATTTCGACGCCTGCAACGACGATCTTCTCGCCCGTCTCGAGACCGTCCGGGAACTCGACCTCCCCCGCTGCAGTGCGAACACCGAGAACATCGGTTACCTCGTGGGAGCCGAAGTAAACATCGAGGAACCGGATGGGATGGTCTCCTTCCACAACGACCGCGTCGGTTCCTCGATCGATGAAAACCGTTTCCCCGGGCTCGCGAAGAATAGACGTAAAACCAAGGTTGAGTATCTGCGGACCGGCCATCGTTCATCTCCTCTTCCGGGTTCGGTCCTGACGAGGAGACTTGGCATAGTTCCTGGGCAGGGACCGTTCGACCGGATGCTTCAATGAACGTTATTAAGTTATATAAATCGATAAGAAAAGTCCCCTATCGAAAATCGATATAGTACGCGTGGAAACGGGTCATCTTCAGCGTCCAGAAGGGTAGGAGCGGCAGGGTTCCTGCCGCTCCCGCGTTTCTAGAACACGCATTCCTTGAAGGCCGGCAGGACCGAGCCGTTCCATTCCCCATGGTAAAGCTCCAGCAGGCGCTCGGCCTGGGTGCGGCCGGAGGCGACGATCTCGTCCGCATAGGCGAGATGGCGGGTCTCGTCACGGCCGGAATCATCCCGGTAGCCGCGGCGCTGGAGGCCGGTGCGTGCGAGCGCGAGGGCGTCGCGGGCGACGTCCTGCACGGAGCGGCCGGCGATGCGGGCCTTGAGGGCCTGCGTCGGCACGGCGGCGCGCAGCCGCTCGCGCTCCTGGGCGGTCCAGCCCTTCACCAGCTCCCAGGCCCCGTCGAGGGCGGTCTCGTCGTAGAGGAGACCGGTCCAGAACGCCGACAGGGCCACGATGTGCTCGAGGTTGCCCACGTCGGCGCCGCGCATCTCGAGGTAGCGTTTGAGGCGCACCTCCGGAAACACGGTGGACACGTGATTGGCCCAGTCGGAGCGCGTCGCGCGCTCGCCGGGCAGTCGAGGATGCCGGCCCGCGAAGAGGTCACGGAAGGACGAGCCCGCCACGTCGTGATAGGTCTCGTCGCGCTTGACGAAATACATCGGCACGTCGAGCACCCAGTCCACATAGCGCTCGTAGCCGAAGCCGTCCTCGAACGCGAAGGCCATCATGCCGGTCCGGTCGCGGTCGGTGTCGAGCCAGATGGCGGAGCGCATGGACAGGTAGCCGTTGGGCTTGCCGTCCGTGAAGGGCGAGTTGGCGAAGATCGCCGCGGCGACCGGCTGCAGCGCCAGCGAGACGCGCAGCTTCTTCACCATGTCGGCCTCGGACGCGTAGTCCATGTTCACCTGCACGGTGGACGTGCGGTACATCATGTCGAGGCCGAGCGAGCCGACCTTCGGCATGTAGTCCGTCATGATGCGGTAGCGCGCCTTCGGCATCACGGGGGTCTGGGCCCGGGTCCAGAGCGGGCTCATCCCAAGGGTCAGGAAGCCGAGGCCGAGGCCCTCGCCAACCGCCTTCGCGTCGGCGAGGTGTTGCGCCGTCTCGCGGGCCGTGTCGTGCAGGGTCTCGAGCGGAGCTCCCGACAGCTCGAACTGCCCGCCCGGCTCGAGCGAGATCGCGCCGCCGTCGGTCTCGTCGGCCAAGCCGATCGGGCGATCGTTCTCCAGGATCGGCTCCCAGCCGGTGCGCGCCTGCAACCCGTCCAGGAGCGCGCGGATTCCCCGGCTCCCCTCATAGGGAACGGGCGAGGCATCGGCCGTGTAGAATGGAATCTTCTCGTGTTCGGTGCCAAGCCGCCAGGCCTCGCGCGGCTTCTCGCCGGAGGCGATCCATTCCACGAGCTCCGACCGCGCACCAATGGGGGTCGTATCGGATACGTCCCGCGCCATGCATCACCTCATCAAAAAGCGCGTTCAAGGCGCGCCGACTCAGGGTCGGGACTCAATAAGGGGCTTAAGGCCAAGGCGCAATGAGGGGGGACGGCAGAAAGCGACGGGGGCGTCGCCACCCTCGTCGCGGCATCGGACGTGAAGCGCGGATGCCACCTCGGGATCCGCACGGCACGCTAATGCCGGATTGCCGTTTCCCCCGTGGTTTCCGCACTGAGCCAGTCGACCACGCCGGCAAGCGCATCCCGGTTCGACAGGCCGCGGCCGACCGCTTCCGTGAAGAGCGTCAGCTGCTGGTCGGCGCTGGTGCCGCGGGCCACGATCCAGCGGGCGAGGTCGAGCTCCCGCTGGCAGCCGAGCACCTTGGCGTCCTCGGCCACGAGGTCGAGGGTCTCGTCGAGGAGCTCCCGCACGGGCTTGGCCCTGCGGGTCTTCTCGTCCACGAAGCTGCCGTGGATGCCGTAGCGCTGGGCCCGCCAGCCGTTCTCGTCGTTGATGGCCCGCGAGGCGCCAGTCTGCCCGGCGTTCAGCGAGGTATCCAGGCTCAGGCGGCGGACGAGGCAGCGGTAGAGGGCCGCGATCGCGATGGTGTCGTCGAGGCGGGTGCAGCTGTCGGCCACGCGCAGCTCAAGGGTCGGATGCTTCAGCGACGGCCGGATCACCCACCAGACATAGCTCGAATTCTCGATGGCGCGGGCCGCCACGAGGGTGTCGATGTAGCGCTGGTAATCCTGCGCGCTCTCGAACAGATCGGGAAGGCCCGTGCGCGGCAGCTCGCGATAGGCGGCCAGCCGGTAGCCGAGCAGGCCCGTGCGCTGCGCCTGCCAGAATGGCGAGGAGGTCGACAGCGCGAGCAGGAGCGGCAGATAAGGCTGGATCCGGTTCATGATGTCGACGCGCATGTCAAGATCCGGCACCTCCACATGGACATGCATGCCGCACAGGACGTTGCGGCTGCCCAGCATCTGCAGGTCGTGCATGACCTTCCCGTAGCGCGGCTGCGCCGTGGGACGCACCCGCGACCAGACGGCGAGCGGATGGGTGCCCGAGGCCATGATCGACAGGCCGAAATCACGCGCGACGGACCCGACCGACGAGCGCAGCGCAGCCAGCTGTGCCCGGGCATCGGCGAACTCCAGAGCGGGCTTGCTCGCGATCTCGATCTGCGGCTCGAGCATCTCGGGCTGGATGTCG is part of the Microvirga terrae genome and encodes:
- a CDS encoding carboxylate-amine ligase, whose amino-acid sequence is MSWDFKFGIEEEYFVNDAPKRDIARGKIKEFFAACRDQISGDIQPEMLEPQIEIASKPALEFADARAQLAALRSSVGSVARDFGLSIMASGTHPLAVWSRVRPTAQPRYGKVMHDLQMLGSRNVLCGMHVHVEVPDLDMRVDIMNRIQPYLPLLLALSTSSPFWQAQRTGLLGYRLAAYRELPRTGLPDLFESAQDYQRYIDTLVAARAIENSSYVWWVIRPSLKHPTLELRVADSCTRLDDTIAIAALYRCLVRRLSLDTSLNAGQTGASRAINDENGWRAQRYGIHGSFVDEKTRRAKPVRELLDETLDLVAEDAKVLGCQRELDLARWIVARGTSADQQLTLFTEAVGRGLSNRDALAGVVDWLSAETTGETAIRH
- a CDS encoding glutamate--cysteine ligase, with amino-acid sequence MARDVSDTTPIGARSELVEWIASGEKPREAWRLGTEHEKIPFYTADASPVPYEGSRGIRALLDGLQARTGWEPILENDRPIGLADETDGGAISLEPGGQFELSGAPLETLHDTARETAQHLADAKAVGEGLGLGFLTLGMSPLWTRAQTPVMPKARYRIMTDYMPKVGSLGLDMMYRTSTVQVNMDYASEADMVKKLRVSLALQPVAAAIFANSPFTDGKPNGYLSMRSAIWLDTDRDRTGMMAFAFEDGFGYERYVDWVLDVPMYFVKRDETYHDVAGSSFRDLFAGRHPRLPGERATRSDWANHVSTVFPEVRLKRYLEMRGADVGNLEHIVALSAFWTGLLYDETALDGAWELVKGWTAQERERLRAAVPTQALKARIAGRSVQDVARDALALARTGLQRRGYRDDSGRDETRHLAYADEIVASGRTQAERLLELYHGEWNGSVLPAFKECVF